The following DNA comes from Taeniopygia guttata chromosome 20, bTaeGut7.mat, whole genome shotgun sequence.
gggCCCCCATGCTGCCCCCATCCCCGTCGGTCTCTGGCAGTCTGGGAGCACAGTGGGGATCCCAGTGTTGCCATGGGATGCTCGGCAGGATGTGGATGCTGAGCAGATGCTTCCCTTGCTCCCTCACACCCTGCGTGTGCCCGAGGTGCTGTGAGCCTCTGGATCTGGCCTATTTATTTGCAGGAAAGCGGGCTCTGTGTTTCCCTAGGGATTagcagctgctgcctcatcATGCAGGGATCTGTTCTTCCTCACCTGATTTCACTGCTGAATGGGGGATTTGCACTTAATTAAGGAAAAGCAGGCACCCAGCCCACTGCAGGGAGAGCTGTCTGCCCGGGGAGCTCcatggctggggcagagctctTGTACCATCCCTGCCCCCAGTAATGGCCCCACTGCAGGCACTCTGTTTTCCCTGTGGCATTACCCTGCTTCctgacagggatggggatctGGGAGCAGTGGGGAGCTTGTCCCATGATGAGAAAAGAGGCTCCAGACCATGGGCAGGCACCTGCTCTGCTTCTGATCTGCCTTTCAAATTAAGAACACCCTtgccctgtgcccacaggaTCCCGGTGGGACCACAGCCATGCAGCATTCCGGCACTTCTGGGCTATGGGAGAGAAGGGGGAAGCACAGCCCAGATGTGCAGGGGATGCTATCCTCATCTGTCCCTGTactggtggccctggggactACACTGATACCCTGGTGCCAGGGCTCACCCCACAGGGGCCCCATCTCATCAGGGCCGTTTTCCTGCCTTCACCTGCTCTCTCTGTTGCCTTTGCCCGCAGttccctgtgcccaggagccGTGGCACCGCGGCCATGTCCGTGCCGGGGAGCAGACGCGCCTCCACAGGATCCCGAAGGTGAATATGCTTCAGCCTCTGGCCTCGGGACTGGACACCAGCGCCTGCAGCCGGGATGAGACGATCCCCACGATCCCCACAcctccaccagcagctgccacttCGCAGCACGAACCCCCAGCCCGGCTTTCGGGGGTTTGCATGGCACTGCCCGCTGCACAGCACTTCCCTGGCCGTGCATGCAGCTCCCCGAGTGCTGCAcgccctgtccctctgtccgtcTGTGCCACAGCCAGGACCGACCCCTCCGTCCGTCCAGGCGAAGGCAGGCAGTGGTGGAGAGCACTGGGTTGGGGCAGTGAAACTGGGAGGTATGTTAGCCCTTGGAAAATGTCTCCTTGAGCTGAGTggtaaagaaagaaagagagagaaaaagcatttattCCCCTCCCAATGTCTCCATGACCTGGACCTGGAGAAGAGGCAGAGCTGCCCGTGTCTAGGTGATGCTCTGGCAGGTGTGGCTCGAGCTATGCTGGGACCACGCTCCCAGGGGACTCTTATGGGGCTCCCAAAGGCCTTCCAAGGGGATTCCAGGGGCTCCCAAGGTCCTCAGGGTGCAAGGATGCTGTGCCAGCATCCATGGGCTGCCACGCCAGGGAAGGGGGAGCGGGTGGACATCCCCCCCAGCCAGCCTTTGTGCCCGTCGCCATGTCCGTGCAATTTTGATCcctgctgtttgttttgtcCTTTTGTCTTGTGTGTTCTCGGTGTGGTGGTTGGCAGTCGCGGGCTTTATGGACGGAGTGGCTTTGCCTCCTTCTTTAAGTCTTCAGCGCCCTCAGCCACTCGGCCTGAGACACAGCCTCTTCTCCCTGCCTCCAGGCGCCCCTCGCCCCCCGGGAGGGACACCTACGGCACCTCCtcgctgagcagcagcagcaattctgGCTCCTGCAAGGGCAGCGACAGCAGCCCCACCCCAAGGTAACCCATCACCCGTGGCCCCAGGGCGGCTGCTGGGTGcccccgggcagggggagcagtCCCGGTGCTGCCGGTGCCCGGCGGGGACAGGAGCGCAGGGCCGCTGCAGCGAGGCTTGGTGGCTGGGGGAGCCggagctggcggagctgctggTGTGTCTCCAGAGACCCTCACtaccctcctcctcctccaaaccTCTCTGTTGTTGTGTCgtgtccctccctgtccccccgcCTGCCACCCAGGGATCCCCGTCCTCTTCCCTCCgtcctgctgtggctgtggcttgCACGCTGCACGCTCCCTCCCGCCACTCCCGCATTCCAAGGAGCACCAGGATCCTTCCAGACCAAAGGCACGCGGGCAAGAGCTTCGCTTCCATCCCCTTGTGTTGCCCAGCAAAGGTTTGGCAAGAGCTGGTGGCCCCCTGGCTTCTCAGCAGGGAGCTCGGGGTGTGTTCAGGGCAcaaacagccccagccctgcaggcacagcagcctgaggtgcactgctgtcacctcctgtcccctgccccctgCCAGCTCCCGGAGGTGGAATCATCCTGGGAGGATCTGAGGGGCCCCAGGGTGACATGGTGAGCAGGTGCCATGCGTGCTGCAGCCAGGGACAGTGGCCTTCCCGCTGCCATGGGGCATTCCAAGGCATGGATGCTTCTCACACAATGCTTCTGGACATGGCTAAAGGCTGCTGGGCTGATGGACACCATGCAGGGGAGCTTTGGGATGCCTCCTTTCCATTCACAGGGAGTTTGGTCCCCCCACTGCCGTGCCAGAGCCACTcttgcagctcccagctctccacGTGCCTCCCAGCTTGGCCATGtagccctgtccctgtccagcccctgctccctgcactgTCCCTGTCTCTGGGCCAGAGATGTCACTTCATCTGCCCCAGTACCAGTGGTGACATAAGGAGAGTCCAGTGTGCTGctggcccagcccagagcagatgCTGGATTCCCTGGCTTGCTCCCCATGGGCAGGACAGCCACCATCTCCAGACCTGCTCCATCCCAAACCCTTCCATTCCCCATCTTGTGCCTCCATCTCTGGGGGCCCGATCCCACCCTGGGGTCTCCATCCACATCAATTGTTTCTAGGCAGGTCACTCTGGGCACGCAGAGACCTTGGTGGCCCTGGGTCTGCTCATGGCCCAGCAAAGCCCCCAGCACCACAGAGCACtcagcactgacagcagcacCGGTGTGtccaggagctgcacccaccctCCTGCCGGGCACAGCACCGAAGACACCCACCCTGTCTGTCCTGCCAGAGGCACAGCACACAAAACACCCACACTGCCCTTCTCACCAGGGCACAGCACCCTCATGCACCcaccctgcccctcctgctctcAGGGCTCCTTTGAGATGTATTATGGGGCTGCACCCCTAGAGCAGGCCTTAGAACCCCTGGGTCAAGCCTGTGCTGACCCTGGCACTGGCAGTGGGTGAcatctgtgtccctgcaggcgCTCGTCCAAGTACAACCTCTGCAGTGACAACCATGGGATAAAGCCACCGACGCCGGAGCAGTACCTGACACCCCTGCAGCAGAAGGAGGTCTGCATCCGGCACCTGAAGGCTCGCCTGAAGGACACACAGGAGCGGCTGCAggacaggtgagctcaggggaAGGGTGCCAGCACCAGCCATCGCCAcctgctgtggcagctcctggctgggactggTCCTTCTGTGTTCTCAGTCCCCAGCATGGCACCTTGTCCTCATGCTTGTGCCCAGGGACCGAGGTCACAGCTGTACCACGGCACTGGTGGCGTGTGGGatctggcactgctgcctgtcccacctgggagctgcagatctgggggctggagagcccCACGTTGCACCTGCAGTGGCTGCGTTCTCCCCTCACCATGTTTAAATCCCTGCCATGCTTTTGCTGAATTTCAGCGTCAGAGGGTGGCTAATCCCCATCTGCTCCTCTCAGGCTTAGGCACAGCCCCGCTGCCGTGCCAGCTGCCACGTGGCTGCTCGGGGCACCTGCCCACCCCACGCAGCCCTCAGGAGACCTGGGTGCTGCAGCCGCTCGGGGAGAAGGCCGAGTGTCACTCGCAGGGATCCCTGAGCTCCCACTGCTCCAAACAGGCTCAGAGCATCAGTCCTGAGGGTCCTCAAGCATCAGTCCTGAGAGTCCCCGAGTATCACTCCTGAGGGTCCCTCAGCATCCGTCCTTGGGGTCCCCGAGTGTCACTTCTGAGGGTCCCTAAGCATCACTCCTAGGGGTCCTGAACATTGCTCCTGAGGCTCCCTGAGCAACACTCGGAGGCTCCCTGAGCATCACTCCTGAGGGTCCCTAAATCACTGGATCCATCCCTTGTTCCCAGCTGGGAGTGTTACTGGGTGATCTGGTTGCCAGTGCTGGGCACACGAGGACAGGGCTGTCCCTTCCGTCTCTGCAGGGATGCTGAGATCGAGGACCTGAAGACGCAGCTGTCACGGATGCAGGAGGACTGGATCGAGGAGGAGTGCCACCGCGTGGAGGCCCAGCTGGCGCTCAAAGAGGCTCGCAAGGAGATcaagcagctgaagcaggtcaTCGACACAGTGAAGAACAACCTCCTGGAGAAGGACAAAGGCCTCCAAAAGTATTTTGTGGACATTAACATCCAGAACAAGAAGCTGGAGACGCTGCTGCACAGCATGGAGGTGGCCCAGAACGGGGCGCCGAAGGAGGAGGGTGCCGGGGAGTCAGCCGGGGGGTCCCCGGCCCGGTCCCTCACCCGCAGCTCCACCTACACCAAGCTGAGCGACCAGGGAGCCGGGGACCGCAACGTGGGGGGCTCGCAGACCATCTCGCTGGACGAGGGGGCCGACAGCGGCTTCGTGGGGATGGAGGAGGCTCCGGGCCACACGGACCCGCTGGAGGTGGGGGGTGAGCCCGGCACCCGCCTGCCCCCCAGCAACACCTACGAGAAGGTGCTGGGACTGCGGAGCAGCGTGGAGGCAGGGGTGCAGGCCAGCTGCATGCAGGAGCGGGCCATCCAGACGGACTTTGTGCCCTGCCAGCCCGACCTGGACACCATCCTAGAGAAGGTGATGAAGTCCCAGGCCTGCAGCTTGGGCAGCCCCACCTCGGCCTGGGTCTCTGAAATGGAAGACACGATGCCCGTCCCCGAGCTCGCCAACCCCAGCGGGACCACGGACCTGATGGTGGCCGAGCCCGACGCCGCCACGGCGGCTGCCGGTGCCGAGGGGGGTGTCCCCTGCAACCCGGCGGTGCGGCAGCCCCCCAGCGCCAGCCCCTCGGTGGCCATCGCCTGCGTGGCGGAGGAGGAGCTGATGGAGGTGACCGGCTGCGAGACCAACCCTTCCAAGAGCTACTGGAGCCGCCACTTCATCGTGGATCTGCTGGCGGTGGTGGTGCCGGCGGTGCCCACGGTGGCCTGGCTGTGCCGCTCGCAGCGGCGGCAGGGCCAGCCCATCTACAACATCAGCtcgctgctgaggggctgctgcACCGTCGCCCTGCACTCCATCCGCAGGATGGGCTGTCGCCCCGTCGCCAGCCCCGGGCCTggaggctctgcccagccctgacCCCTCCAACGCCCTCCACCCGCCCCACGGACCCGACTGCTGATTGTAAAGCCCCGGCGTGGCACTGGCGGGTGGGAAGGGGCCGAGGGGTCCCTGGGTGCATCCAGGTGTGCTGCCCTCCGCCCTGCTcctggaggagggaaggaaccgTTGTTGGAAGATGGGTGTTGGCACCCAGCGTCACCCCCCGCTGATGGACACCCCTGCCTGTGCCTctggctgtgggggctgtggggctgcaccCACCATGGGGGCTCTCCCTCCATCGCACTTGCTTCTTGTTTGTCGCCGGGGCCGGCCAGTGATGGCGAGGAGCCACTGGCAGCGTGGAGCGCTGGGGATGCAGCGGTTCCTTGCTCCAGGTGCAGTGTCTGTctgtgggcagggggatggggGTCCTGTCCAGACACAGGGGTCAGCTCCAGAGCGGTTCAGGCCAGCCCCCCATTTCCTAGGAGATGCCTCCCCacactgggatggaactgggcTGCAGCTCACGCACGGAGCCCCCCGAGGAAGCCGTGGGCTCTCCCTCCCTTTGCTTTGCACTATATTCACTTTGTTTTGGGTACAGACTGAAGCCCGGCTGTTGGGACTCTGGCTGCCacggggcgggccgggggctgctgcAGTTCTGGTGGCCGCGATGCCGGTGATCCCACCTCGGGCTGGAGCTCGGATGCCTTTGCTGGGGTGCGGGCAGTGCCGTGCAGGCAGAGCCAAGCCCTTTGCCCACCCAAACCCCCGCTTTGCTGGCGGCCTCcggaaaaatgccttttttttgttgttgaaacACAAAGACAGCAAGGATTGCTCAGCGGGGCTGTTGGGGCGCGGGACTTGGGGCTCCCCCGGGCGTGCCGCACTCCCACCCCACGAATGTCTGTGGTTTCTTCGTGACTTGAACTAACAGTGTTTCCCCCAACCCCAACCCAATCCCActcccccacccatgggtgccaccAGCCAGGTGCCCTGGCACGGTGATGCTCCACACGCCGATGTCCAGTGGTCCCCAGAGGGGCACGTGCTACATCCTGTGTGCCCCACACTTCCTGCATCCCCCTtctgctggctctgcctgtgctggggggcagtggggacagcagctctgccaccagcacagcaccaggTGCCAGGAAATGGATGTGGGGAGCAGCAGTGTTCAGGCAGCCGGGGCAGATGTAAGCGGAGCTGGGATATTCGCCTCTCGTGCAATGTATTTGTGGATCTGTGTACACGTCTGTTAGGCTATCCAAAGCTTTGCCAAGAAATAAATGTAACGACTATATTTGAAAGACAAatctatataatatattttttaaatacagaactGAAAAAGCTGTAACCCCCCTCTTCTTGTTTCCCCTGTCCTGTACTCGCTCTCTGTGGTGGATGTAATAAATGTTGCTGGGTCTGTGTCTGCTTCGGCTGGAGCCAGCCCTTGGCATCCGCCCGGAGGGGGGTGGCCTaagcagggacacggggacagtggGATGCTGGTACAGGACATCTGCCCCATCCTTGCTGAGGAGAGGAGGAACCACCCAGCAGCCACCAGACTCTGAGGGGATAAGGGGTTTTGTGCTGAAACAGCTCCTTTGGAGGTGCTGTGGGGTCCTCTCAGCAGGCCCTCTGGGCTTCCAGCATCAGCTCCCAGAACAGCAGCGATGGTGTCACAGGTCAGGGATGGAGTGGTCCATGGACGACTTCACCAGCCCTGATGAGAGcctgagcagagggaagggaggtCAGTGGGGGGGAcccgggggtccctgtggggtgtgggggtcCTTGCAGCCCCACATTCTCACCGTTTGACCATGTGCTCGTAGATCACAGTGGGGATGATGGTCAGTGTCACCacattcccagcccctgccagcaccTCCGTGAGCTGCTTATCCTgcaggagagagaggggggTCCGTGGGGTGCCCAGCTTTGCTCAGTATCCCCCTCCCTCCTGGATTCTCTGGCCACATCCTGGACTCCGCAGGCATGTCCTGCACCACCAGGGCACCGCCCTACCTTCATGCCGATGACGTTCTGGCCGTTCACCTCGCAGATGCAGTGGTGGGTGAGGAGCCCGTTGCGGGCGGCCGAGCTGTCCTTGGCCAGGGACACAATCTTCCCCTTCTTCACCACAATGCCGATGTGGCCGGTGCTGTCCTTGTGCACGGTCACGGTGCGCTGGAAAGGCCTGTGGGGAGAGCACCATCAGTGCTGCCACCGGCGCTGCCACCAGCGCCGGTGCCACCCCCGCTCACCTGTCCCGCACCACCATGACGATTTTTTCAGGGTTTGCCTTCTTCAGCGCGCGCTGTGCCTTGTCACTGCTCCAGCCCGCGCAGTTCTTGCCGTCGATCTGCAGCACCTGGTCCCCGAAGCGCAGCCCCACCAGCGCTGCGGGCGAGTTGGCCTTCACCAGCTGCACGAAGatgccctggggacacagcggagtggtggcacagggctggcacagggatcaGCCATGCCACGCACCATGGTATGCCGTGCCATGCCATCTGCcccctgctgtgtgctgtgacATTTAATGCCATGACACGCTGCCATGGCACGCTGTGCTCTACTGTCACGCTTGTGCCGTGTCACATCATGCCGTGACACGGTCCCGTGCCATGCCAGCCCcatgccagcccagcccctcacctggtCCACGTTCTTCAGCTGCAGCCCCGTCTTGCCCCGCTCGTCCTTGCAGAGGTGGATCTCCCGCACCCCCGGCTTGATCTctgcccgccgcagccccgcgctgTTCCCGCTCAGGGGGGCGACCAGCTGGCCTGGGGAGGGCCCCACGGGGGTCAGTGCCTGCGGGGGAGCTGGGGGtcagtggggacagggggacacagggccctgtgcacctcagccCTTGGGAGTGCTGCATCCCTTTCCCAGGCAGGATGAGGAGCCAGAGGGACCCCTGTCATGGCATGGGGAGCCAtgtggggcagggagctgccagcccagaCACCTACGGTGCTGTCCTCAGTGCGCAGGTTCTTCTGGATCTCCTCGCTGGAGAGCGCCAGCCCCATGTAGTTCTCCAGCTCGGCTAGGTTGGGGTACAGCACAGGAGGCTCTGAGGGACATACCGAGGGTGGTCTCAGCTCCTGGGGCCCACAACCCACAGCCATTGCCCCCTTCATCCCAGGAGTCCCCTGGGACCATGGGCCAATACaaagagaccccaaaatcccatccccaACCCATGCACTGAGTTGTGGGGGGGTCTCAGCTGAGCCActcaccccctccccaaactGAGCATCATTGCCGACCCAGACAGCCCCTGCACAGTGACCTGATCATGTCCCACCTTACCAGTGCCTGAGGTGAGCTTCGGCTTCTCTGTGACCACTGTGGTGGCAGGGGTCCTCACCCCGGCTGCTGCCTGGGCCTGCCAAGAGACAGGGTGCTCAGTGCTGTGCCCCCCATCCTGGGGACCCTCTGTGAGACCCCACAGGGACCCATTGGGGTCTGCTCACCCCCTGTcacactgctgagctggcactGACCTGCAGGACCTGGTGGCCCTTCATGTCCTCCAGGGAGGGGTAGAGTGTTGCCATCGCTGCTGCtgtctggggacagggacaggccgGTTCAAGGACTGGGTTGCCTCTCTCCAAGcatccctcccagcccatgtACCGGAGATGGGCTGTCACCTGGAATCTCCAGTGTGACTCAAGGCTATGTCACCAGGGTCACCACCACCGCCACTTCCTGCTGGCTGGGGCATGGATGGCTGTGTGCCGGGCAGGTCCTGCTCCCCGTGTCCACCTGCCCCACAGAGCCATCCCAACACCACCCAGACAGGGGAGTGGGATATCCCATGGGAATGGCCCCTCTGCCCCTCATCAGACCCCTCTGCTCCCCATGGCCAGTGGGGCCATTCCAGCATTACCCAGACACAGCAGGGAGATGTCCCATGGGAACAGCCCCTTACACACCAGCAGCCCCCTCTGCACCTCATGTTGTGCCCCCCAAACCTACTCTATGACATCTTGTGCCCCAAAAAGCATAATCCAAAACTCCTTGTGTAGGGACCAAATCCAGACCCAGCTCTGAGCCCTGTGGGAACCAGGCAGgatcccacctgcagcccagggatAGCAGCAGCATCCAACAGACAAGAGCCCCCAAGTCCAACCCTGGCACCCCTGGACTCACCTGCCAACAGCTCCCAGATCCTTGTGACACCCTCTGCCTGGCCCCTGGGTTTTATAGCCgggcccagcccagggaggggccAGACAGCCTCAGCTGATTGCACCCCCGCCAGGTAGGGCAcgggtgaggaagaggaagatgaaggCAACAATGCACAGAGCCCTGGCACggcagggatgggacagagCTTGGAATGGGGACTGGGATGGCTTTCTGTAGGTTTGGGCATcctgggggagcagggatgggactGTACCCCCCCATGGTGcccccccaccaccactgcATCACCTctcctgccacccccagcaTGGGGCTCGGCCCCCCAACTGGCTCCCCCTCCCCCATTATCCTTCCTGGGCTCCACAGGCCCTGCTGGGGGTGAAGGGGGTTCCCCACCGTGATCCCTGCGTGGGTGGTGGCTCCTGCTGACACCTCGCTGCCCTGGCGCGTGGGGCTGACGCGGCCGTGACCGGGATCCCGTGTCCCACACCCTTCCAGCCGTCACCTGGGACACATGCCAGGCCTGGGAGTCCCATGCTGCAGGTGGAGAAACTGAgccagcacccagctcagcacGGGGTGGCCGTGGCATCCTGCTGCCACGGGCCATCACCATGTCACCTGGggatccagccctgcagcagccagcggTGACATTCTGCTGTTGGCATTGAGGATGGGCCActgtgtccccaggggctgggcagggggatgctgagggcgCTTGGGCAGGCCTGGACCTGGTGACACCAGCCCAGATCTCCCCGGCACGGGGCCAGTCCCAGTGCGGAGCCGCAGCCAggcctgtcccagctccctgtgcctccagcctgccaggccaggaggaAGTGTTTTATTTACTGGTGTTATTTTTAGCTGGATCGTGCCCAGCTGCCTTGACCAGCCCAGGACAAGAACAGCCTGAATGGCAGCGGCAAAGAGAGTCCTACAGACAGAGGGGATTGTTTCCTGGAGGCTGTTCATTTCCTGAAACCCTCATCCCCACAAAACCACAGCTGTAAGGACTCCCACCCCACCTGCACTCATGGATgcttcaggagctgtgcaggggctgaGGGCCCAAGGGCAGGGGCTTCCCTCAGcctcccccctgccctggcTTAGCCCCAGCCAGAAGCCATGGCACTGCCTGGCACTGGTTAATAATTAAAGCAAAAAGCTTTGCAGGAAGAGAAATGCAAACTGGCCTCAAGCTTCCACCCAGAAACAGCCCcagcaaaggacagagcagggtGCTGGTGCCCCACGAGCTCCTGTTCTGCTTAGCTGAGCCACAATTAAAGGCAGTGCTAATTCCTGCACGGCCCTGTGCAAGTCCCAGTGCTCCTGGATGCACCCCAatggctgagctgctcctgccccagggcactgcTCCCTCCAGGACCCATTACACACAAACTTTGCTtggcagctgggacaggctgttaTTGATCATGGCCGTGTTATCAGTTGTGGCACACTGATCAAAGGTTGTCGGCAGAGGAACCAGGCACTGGCCCACGGTGGTGCCTGAGCACGTCCAAcacccacagctgcagcagcaaagcccaAAGCAGGTGATGTGCTGTGCCCCATGTGCCATGTCCAGCTTTCCAAAAGGActgaaataaatacagaaaggTGCAAGGAAAGGCTTCCCTGGAAGCAAGGACCATGGGAACATGCATCCATGTATCCTTCATGCTTCCAGTCCAGGCTGAGTCAGAGCCACAAGGGCATGAGGTTGTGAGGGCAACACTTAACAGATTATGGTGAGGCAATTAATTATGCAAATACCAGCAGGCCACCATCACCTGTCCACAGAGCACAGGAGCCCCAGGCATCCTactgtgctcccagggctgaGCACCCGAGCCCCACACTaaggcacagcagcacagcagaacaACCCTGGCACAGCACCCAAAGCACCCCatgagcctggcacagcacccacaagcccagagc
Coding sequences within:
- the SNPH gene encoding syntaphilin isoform X1; this translates as MGRGAPHRAPHRVPHRVPHRVPHRVSHRAPRRRRSPSALSLPRQVAEPRTPALPPPTSAGPRAVPCAQEPWHRGHVRAGEQTRLHRIPKVNMLQPLASGLDTSACSRDETIPTIPTPPPAAATSQHEPPARLSGVCMALPAAQHFPGRACSSPSAARPVPLSVCATARTDPSVRPGEGRQWWRALGWGSETGSRGLYGRSGFASFFKSSAPSATRPETQPLLPASRRPSPPGRDTYGTSSLSSSSNSGSCKGSDSSPTPRRSSKYNLCSDNHGIKPPTPEQYLTPLQQKEVCIRHLKARLKDTQERLQDRDAEIEDLKTQLSRMQEDWIEEECHRVEAQLALKEARKEIKQLKQVIDTVKNNLLEKDKGLQKYFVDINIQNKKLETLLHSMEVAQNGAPKEEGAGESAGGSPARSLTRSSTYTKLSDQGAGDRNVGGSQTISLDEGADSGFVGMEEAPGHTDPLEVGGEPGTRLPPSNTYEKVLGLRSSVEAGVQASCMQERAIQTDFVPCQPDLDTILEKVMKSQACSLGSPTSAWVSEMEDTMPVPELANPSGTTDLMVAEPDAATAAAGAEGGVPCNPAVRQPPSASPSVAIACVAEEELMEVTGCETNPSKSYWSRHFIVDLLAVVVPAVPTVAWLCRSQRRQGQPIYNISSLLRGCCTVALHSIRRMGCRPVASPGPGGSAQP
- the SNPH gene encoding syntaphilin isoform X2, which codes for MGRGAPHRAPHRVPHRVPHRVPHRVSHRAPRRRRSPSALSLPRQVAEPRTPALPPPTSAGPRAVPCAQEPWHRGHVRAGEQTRLHRIPKVNMLQPLASGLDTSACSRDETIPTIPTPPPAAATSQHEPPARLSGVCMALPAAQHFPGRACSSPSAARPVPLSVCATARTDPSVRPGEGRQWWRALGWGSETGRRPSPPGRDTYGTSSLSSSSNSGSCKGSDSSPTPRRSSKYNLCSDNHGIKPPTPEQYLTPLQQKEVCIRHLKARLKDTQERLQDRDAEIEDLKTQLSRMQEDWIEEECHRVEAQLALKEARKEIKQLKQVIDTVKNNLLEKDKGLQKYFVDINIQNKKLETLLHSMEVAQNGAPKEEGAGESAGGSPARSLTRSSTYTKLSDQGAGDRNVGGSQTISLDEGADSGFVGMEEAPGHTDPLEVGGEPGTRLPPSNTYEKVLGLRSSVEAGVQASCMQERAIQTDFVPCQPDLDTILEKVMKSQACSLGSPTSAWVSEMEDTMPVPELANPSGTTDLMVAEPDAATAAAGAEGGVPCNPAVRQPPSASPSVAIACVAEEELMEVTGCETNPSKSYWSRHFIVDLLAVVVPAVPTVAWLCRSQRRQGQPIYNISSLLRGCCTVALHSIRRMGCRPVASPGPGGSAQP
- the SNPH gene encoding syntaphilin isoform X3; translation: MGRGAPHRAPHRVPHRVPHRVPHRVSHRAPRRRRSPSALSLPRQVAEPRTPALPPPTSAGPRAVPCAQEPWHRGHVRAGEQTRLHRIPKVNMLQPLASGLDTSACSRDETIPTIPTPPPAAATSQHEPPARLSGVCMALPAAQHFPGRACSSPSAARPVPLSVCATARTDPSVRPGEGRQWWRALGWGSETGRRSSKYNLCSDNHGIKPPTPEQYLTPLQQKEVCIRHLKARLKDTQERLQDRDAEIEDLKTQLSRMQEDWIEEECHRVEAQLALKEARKEIKQLKQVIDTVKNNLLEKDKGLQKYFVDINIQNKKLETLLHSMEVAQNGAPKEEGAGESAGGSPARSLTRSSTYTKLSDQGAGDRNVGGSQTISLDEGADSGFVGMEEAPGHTDPLEVGGEPGTRLPPSNTYEKVLGLRSSVEAGVQASCMQERAIQTDFVPCQPDLDTILEKVMKSQACSLGSPTSAWVSEMEDTMPVPELANPSGTTDLMVAEPDAATAAAGAEGGVPCNPAVRQPPSASPSVAIACVAEEELMEVTGCETNPSKSYWSRHFIVDLLAVVVPAVPTVAWLCRSQRRQGQPIYNISSLLRGCCTVALHSIRRMGCRPVASPGPGGSAQP
- the SNPH gene encoding syntaphilin isoform X5, coding for MSVPGSRRASTGSRSRGLYGRSGFASFFKSSAPSATRPETQPLLPASRRPSPPGRDTYGTSSLSSSSNSGSCKGSDSSPTPRRSSKYNLCSDNHGIKPPTPEQYLTPLQQKEVCIRHLKARLKDTQERLQDRDAEIEDLKTQLSRMQEDWIEEECHRVEAQLALKEARKEIKQLKQVIDTVKNNLLEKDKGLQKYFVDINIQNKKLETLLHSMEVAQNGAPKEEGAGESAGGSPARSLTRSSTYTKLSDQGAGDRNVGGSQTISLDEGADSGFVGMEEAPGHTDPLEVGGEPGTRLPPSNTYEKVLGLRSSVEAGVQASCMQERAIQTDFVPCQPDLDTILEKVMKSQACSLGSPTSAWVSEMEDTMPVPELANPSGTTDLMVAEPDAATAAAGAEGGVPCNPAVRQPPSASPSVAIACVAEEELMEVTGCETNPSKSYWSRHFIVDLLAVVVPAVPTVAWLCRSQRRQGQPIYNISSLLRGCCTVALHSIRRMGCRPVASPGPGGSAQP
- the SNPH gene encoding syntaphilin isoform X6, yielding MSVPGSRRASTGSRRRPSPPGRDTYGTSSLSSSSNSGSCKGSDSSPTPRRSSKYNLCSDNHGIKPPTPEQYLTPLQQKEVCIRHLKARLKDTQERLQDRDAEIEDLKTQLSRMQEDWIEEECHRVEAQLALKEARKEIKQLKQVIDTVKNNLLEKDKGLQKYFVDINIQNKKLETLLHSMEVAQNGAPKEEGAGESAGGSPARSLTRSSTYTKLSDQGAGDRNVGGSQTISLDEGADSGFVGMEEAPGHTDPLEVGGEPGTRLPPSNTYEKVLGLRSSVEAGVQASCMQERAIQTDFVPCQPDLDTILEKVMKSQACSLGSPTSAWVSEMEDTMPVPELANPSGTTDLMVAEPDAATAAAGAEGGVPCNPAVRQPPSASPSVAIACVAEEELMEVTGCETNPSKSYWSRHFIVDLLAVVVPAVPTVAWLCRSQRRQGQPIYNISSLLRGCCTVALHSIRRMGCRPVASPGPGGSAQP
- the SNPH gene encoding syntaphilin isoform X7, with amino-acid sequence MSVPGSRRASTGSRRRSSKYNLCSDNHGIKPPTPEQYLTPLQQKEVCIRHLKARLKDTQERLQDRDAEIEDLKTQLSRMQEDWIEEECHRVEAQLALKEARKEIKQLKQVIDTVKNNLLEKDKGLQKYFVDINIQNKKLETLLHSMEVAQNGAPKEEGAGESAGGSPARSLTRSSTYTKLSDQGAGDRNVGGSQTISLDEGADSGFVGMEEAPGHTDPLEVGGEPGTRLPPSNTYEKVLGLRSSVEAGVQASCMQERAIQTDFVPCQPDLDTILEKVMKSQACSLGSPTSAWVSEMEDTMPVPELANPSGTTDLMVAEPDAATAAAGAEGGVPCNPAVRQPPSASPSVAIACVAEEELMEVTGCETNPSKSYWSRHFIVDLLAVVVPAVPTVAWLCRSQRRQGQPIYNISSLLRGCCTVALHSIRRMGCRPVASPGPGGSAQP
- the SNPH gene encoding syntaphilin isoform X4, which encodes MLQPLASGLDTSACSRDETIPTIPTPPPAAATSQHEPPARLSGVCMALPAAQHFPGRACSSPSAARPVPLSVCATARTDPSVRPGEGRQWWRALGWGSETGSRGLYGRSGFASFFKSSAPSATRPETQPLLPASRRPSPPGRDTYGTSSLSSSSNSGSCKGSDSSPTPRRSSKYNLCSDNHGIKPPTPEQYLTPLQQKEVCIRHLKARLKDTQERLQDRDAEIEDLKTQLSRMQEDWIEEECHRVEAQLALKEARKEIKQLKQVIDTVKNNLLEKDKGLQKYFVDINIQNKKLETLLHSMEVAQNGAPKEEGAGESAGGSPARSLTRSSTYTKLSDQGAGDRNVGGSQTISLDEGADSGFVGMEEAPGHTDPLEVGGEPGTRLPPSNTYEKVLGLRSSVEAGVQASCMQERAIQTDFVPCQPDLDTILEKVMKSQACSLGSPTSAWVSEMEDTMPVPELANPSGTTDLMVAEPDAATAAAGAEGGVPCNPAVRQPPSASPSVAIACVAEEELMEVTGCETNPSKSYWSRHFIVDLLAVVVPAVPTVAWLCRSQRRQGQPIYNISSLLRGCCTVALHSIRRMGCRPVASPGPGGSAQP